One region of Priestia megaterium genomic DNA includes:
- a CDS encoding glycine-rich domain-containing protein yields the protein MIAAIIVGAVILLALIIKGIVKSRRFRLYKEELPDDLGIHKNQGFEDIVHSLEDSLPAAYVQQVKQRMKGKNTKDDEVEWTFFEMKRYFLLNAVIKDVPMFSAKVDEVWHEMIMFTVDYERFTEHFFNRFLHHQPNVETAPSPQPDKRAFFDWMYAHLFDITGNSRLLWGKFFQHPLDKSTLQDFQRLSEDELLDRYFLRNGKWETQQRHLIQTLKEEVTAARKRKKTGGSTYFKKAAKKGNVSNELLLQGFVFYSLYKATNFSSHMNELLLYKKTIYAGDTASYSGYSCSSPWEDNRHHHHDGGHHHHDSGSSCSSSNCSSSSCSSSSCGSGCSSS from the coding sequence ATGATAGCAGCCATTATAGTAGGAGCGGTAATTCTTTTAGCTTTGATTATTAAAGGGATTGTAAAATCGAGAAGATTTCGCTTGTATAAAGAGGAGCTTCCAGATGATCTCGGAATACATAAAAATCAAGGGTTTGAAGATATTGTTCATTCACTAGAAGATTCTTTACCGGCAGCCTATGTTCAGCAAGTGAAACAGCGCATGAAAGGAAAAAATACAAAAGACGATGAAGTGGAATGGACGTTTTTTGAGATGAAGCGCTACTTTTTATTAAATGCAGTCATCAAAGACGTACCGATGTTTAGTGCAAAAGTGGATGAAGTATGGCATGAAATGATTATGTTTACAGTAGATTATGAGCGTTTTACAGAACACTTTTTCAACCGCTTTTTGCATCACCAGCCAAATGTAGAAACAGCTCCATCCCCACAGCCGGATAAGCGAGCGTTCTTCGATTGGATGTATGCTCATTTGTTTGACATAACGGGTAACAGCCGACTGCTTTGGGGGAAATTTTTTCAGCATCCGCTTGATAAAAGTACGCTTCAAGATTTTCAAAGGTTATCAGAAGATGAATTACTAGATCGCTATTTCTTAAGAAACGGCAAATGGGAAACACAACAGAGGCATTTGATTCAAACATTAAAAGAAGAAGTCACTGCTGCACGAAAAAGAAAAAAAACGGGCGGATCAACTTATTTTAAAAAAGCGGCTAAAAAAGGAAATGTATCAAACGAACTTCTTCTTCAAGGCTTTGTTTTTTATTCTCTCTACAAAGCCACCAACTTTTCAAGCCATATGAATGAACTGCTGCTATACAAAAAGACAATCTATGCGGGAGATACAGCCTCGTACAGCGGCTATAGCTGTTCAAGTCCATGGGAAGACAACCGTCATCATCACCACGACGGAGGTCACCACCATCATGACAGCGGCAGCAGCTGTTCGAGTTCAAACTGCAGCAGCTCAAGCTGTTCAAGCTCTAGCTG